Part of the Paenibacillus aurantius genome, GGTCTCGGTACCGGGAATGTCACGGTTTCCCAATGGGATTACAGCTATTACGAGGGAACTTCGATGGCCACACCGCATGTCTCGGCGGTAGCCGCCCTTGCCTGGTCCGCCAATCCGAAGCTGACCAACGATCAAATCCGTTCCCTTCTGCAGAAGTCATCTAAAGACCTGGGTAAGACCGGATGGGATTCCAGCTACGGATACGGTCTCGTCCAAGCCGATGCCGCGGTGAAGTTAGCCGTTACCCCATAAATCGCTAAAGAACTCACGATGACAGGAGTCTTCCTTCCTGCTCACCATGAGTTCTTTTCTTTTCGCCTAAACCTCGGTTAATCCATAAAGACGACGATCTTTCCTTTCGCGCGGCCTTCTCCGAAATACCGAAGCGCATGGGCAGCCTCACTTAAGGAATACCTCCGATCCAGGACGGGCGTGATCTTGCCGGCTTCGACAAGCGTCTTCCAGACCAACTGATCGGCATGGTTCGGTTTATGGACGAGCACCGATACTTTCTTCTTTTCCAGCCAAGCGGCCAGCGGTGCCGCCAACAAGGTCTGCAAGATACGAAGGAGAGAGCCGCCGACCATGACATACGTGCCTCCCGGCTTAAGCGCGCGTTTCAGCGCGAAAACAGACCGATTACCGACGACATCGAGAATCAGGTCGTATTGCTGTCCACTATTGGTGAAGTCTTCCTTCGTATAATCCCAAACATGCTCCGCTCCGAGGGAAAGCAGCATATCCCTTTTCTCGGCGTTATCCACACCGGTCACTTCTACTCCAAGCAAACGGGCATATTGGATCCCGAATGTTCCGACACCGCCCCCCGCGCCATTAATCAGAACCCGTTGTCCCTTCTTAAGCTTTCCTTTATCCCGTAATCCCTGTAAGGCCAGAACGGCTGCCTGGGGAATAGCCGCCGCTTGCTCGAAGCTTACTCCATTCGGTTTTGGCGTCAAGGCCTCCTCATGTGCGCATACATATTCCGCAAATCCGCCCCATCCACAACCAGAAAGGTCTCCGAATACTTCGTCCCCCAGTTGAAAACGACTAACGGCGGAGCCTACGTCGACTACCCGTCCCGCGACGTCTGCCCCCAAGATGCGGTAACGGGGCTTACGAAGTCCTCCCAGCCGGTTTATGTACGGTTTACCGCGCAGGAGATCCCAATCCCAGGAGTTCACCGATGCGGCATGCACCGCAATCAGCACCTCGTGGTCCTTAGGTGTAGGGACGTCTACCTCTTTAATTCGGAGAACATCCGGCGTTCCGTAATTTTCATAGACCAGCGCCCGCATCGTGCGAACTCCTGGGTTCCCCCAATGTTCGGGAGCCTTTGTCTCTGTCCTCATCGTCGACCCCCTCCTTCCTCTCATCGTAGGTTTATAAACGTTGTATACCTGGGTTAGGTTTCGCTTCTATGGCTTACGCGCCGACGCCACCAGGCTGTGAAGGCCGGGCCGCATACGGATGGCTCCGAATCGAACCGGTAGCAGCGCTCGAGAAAGGGGAGAATGATTTAGGCCGTTCCTTCCCAAACTACATAAGAAAAACAGCTGCCGGGGCAGCTGTTTCGGAGGCTAACTATATGAGTGGTTTCGGGATCGGTTGCCAGTAGGTTAGAAAGAGGCACTCCGGCGGGTGACGCGCTGCGTGGAGCTTTCCTCGACGAGCCCCAGCGTCCGCGAGGTCGCGGCCTGGATGTCGTGGAGCAGCTCCGGGTTCTTCAACAGCGACAGGCCATAGGAAGGAACCATTTCCTGCAGCTTCGGCTCCCATTCCTTCTTGTACTGCGGGAAGCACTTCTGCAGCACCTCGAACATAACGTGAACCGCGGTAGAAGCCCCTGGAGAAGCACCAAGCAAGGCCGCGACCGAGCCGTCCGCGGCACTTACCACCTCCGTGCCGAACTGAAGGGTTCCTTTGCCGCCCACTTCCGTATCCTTGATAACCTGCACACGCTGACCCGCTACGACAATTTCCCAGTCTTCGCTCTTGGCGTTCGGAATGAACTCGCGCAGTTCTTCCATCCGCTTCTCATTCGAGAGCAGCACTTGCTGGATCAGGTACTTGGTCAAGGCCATCTCTTTCATGCCGGCGGCCAGCATCGTCAGAAGGTTGTCCGGCTTGACGGAGCCGATCAGGTCGAAATACGAGCCGGTCTTCAGGAACTTAGGCGAGAACCCGGCAAATGGTCCGAATAGCAAGGACTTTTTGTTATCGATATACCGCGTGTCCAGATGCGGAACCGACATAGGAGGGGCGCCTACCTTGGCTTTGCCGTAAACCTTGGCGTGATGCTTCTCGATCACGTCCGGGTTGTTGCATACCATGAACAGGCCGCTGACCGGGAAGCCTCCAATATGCTTGGACTCCGGAATGCCTGTCTTCTGAAGAAGAGGCAGACTTCCGCCCCCGCCGCCGATGAAGACGAATTTGGCCGCATGGATCTCGGTTTGGCCGCTGTCGAGGTTCTTCACTTTCAGTTCCCACAAGCCGTCGCGGCCGCGCGTAATATCTTTCACACTGTGCTTGTAATGAAGGGCCACGCCGCTATTCTCCAGGTGCTCGAACAGCATACGTGTCAAAGCACCAAAATTGACATCCGTCCCGGAATCAATTTTGGTGGCGGCGATCGGTTCGTTCGAGGTGCGGCCTTCCATGATGAGGGGAATCCATTCCTTCAGCTTCTCGGGGTCCTCCGAATATTCCATTCCTTGAAACAGAGGATTGGCGGCCAGCGCCTCAAACCGTTTTCTCAAGAACTTCACGTCGGCTTCCCCTTGGACCATACTCATGTGAGGGAGGGGCCGGATGAAATCCTGTGGATTGTGAATCAGCTTGCTTTCGACCAGATAAGACCAGAACTGGCGGGAAAGCTGAAACTGCTCGTTAATCGTTATCGCTTTGCTGATATCTATAGATCCGTCCGGTTTCTCGGATGTATAGTTAAGCTCGCACAGGGCCGCATGGCCCGTACCCGCATTGTTCCATTCGTTGGAGCTTTCTTCTCCGGCTTTAGCGAGCTTCTCAAACACTTTGATTTTCCATTCCGGTGCCAGCTCTTTAAGCAGGGAGCCTAAAGTCGCGCTCATGACGCCGGCACCAATCAAGATCACGTCTGTTGTTGTTTGTCTGTTGCTCATTTTGAACCGTCCTTATGCCCTAAGATTTATAGAAAGGATGCAGGCGCTCCTGATTCAAACGCTGCAGCAAGCCAGGGGCAGCCTAGTCACAAACCTTTTCTGGATGGAGATCAATGATCCACCTAAACAAATATAACCCTAACCTCTAGTGTACCACTTTTGCGTATAGATTTTAATATTTATTTACTATATATATGATAGTTATTGGCTATCAAAAGCTGGTAATACGCGAGCATTTCCTCCAAAAGCACCAGGAACCCACTCCACTGCCAAAAGACTCTCCCCTCGAGCAGCTAAAGATGAAGGCTTGGATTCCCTCCCCTTATTTTACCAGACTCCCTCTGCGTTTGCATGTTTAGCGCATCGCTCGGGACAACAATGCTCTAAAACAAGATCACGGCCTTTCATAGAGGCAGGCTCTCCGGAAAACTTTTAATGGCATTCATTAGTCTTAATGCTGCCTTACCTAAGAAGGTTTTATCTTTATAAGCAAACCCTATCGTAACAACCGGATTCCTATCGGCAAAAGGACGGATGACCAAGGAGCCCGACTGCTCCAGACCCTGGTACAGGGGCACAATCCCGACGCCGAACTCTTCTTGAATCATTTGTTGAATCACAAAGAAACTCCCCACCTCTATGCAGGAGAATGGAGTGGGTTCGATTGTCCCCACCGTCCTTTCCCATATTTCCCGATAGATGCAAGTCGGCTCTTTGACGAGAACGGTTAGCCCCGCGAGATCACTCACCGCGATGCTGGCCCTCTCAGCTAACGGGTGATTCACGTTCAGCATGACCCCTAGTCTTTCTTCGAGCAATGGCTCAAACTCCAGCCGGTAGTTCGCCGAAGGAGTCGAGCATACGCCGAAGTCCAGTTCTCCGGTCCGTACCCTCTCCGCGATCGAGCGGCTGCCGCCTATTTCCATGGTTAACTCCACATTCGGTCGATTCCTGCAAAAGTCCGCTATAACGGACGCCAGCCGCTGGCTTGCAACGGGCTCGATAGAGCCAAAGCGAACCGTGCCTTTATCCCCCGCCCCGATATCCGAGACGGTCTGCCTGATGGAACCGATGGATTTCAGCAGAACCAAAGCCTCTCG contains:
- a CDS encoding LysR family transcriptional regulator → MTMDLRALKTFEACVRLGHFLKAAEELQYAPSTVTLQIQRLEADLGVSLFVRDGKRVIVTEAGRWLHREALVLLKSIGSIRQTVSDIGAGDKGTVRFGSIEPVASQRLASVIADFCRNRPNVELTMEIGGSRSIAERVRTGELDFGVCSTPSANYRLEFEPLLEERLGVMLNVNHPLAERASIAVSDLAGLTVLVKEPTCIYREIWERTVGTIEPTPFSCIEVGSFFVIQQMIQEEFGVGIVPLYQGLEQSGSLVIRPFADRNPVVTIGFAYKDKTFLGKAALRLMNAIKSFPESLPL
- a CDS encoding NAD(P)-dependent alcohol dehydrogenase; this translates as MRTETKAPEHWGNPGVRTMRALVYENYGTPDVLRIKEVDVPTPKDHEVLIAVHAASVNSWDWDLLRGKPYINRLGGLRKPRYRILGADVAGRVVDVGSAVSRFQLGDEVFGDLSGCGWGGFAEYVCAHEEALTPKPNGVSFEQAAAIPQAAVLALQGLRDKGKLKKGQRVLINGAGGGVGTFGIQYARLLGVEVTGVDNAEKRDMLLSLGAEHVWDYTKEDFTNSGQQYDLILDVVGNRSVFALKRALKPGGTYVMVGGSLLRILQTLLAAPLAAWLEKKKVSVLVHKPNHADQLVWKTLVEAGKITPVLDRRYSLSEAAHALRYFGEGRAKGKIVVFMD
- a CDS encoding malate:quinone oxidoreductase, with protein sequence MSNRQTTTDVILIGAGVMSATLGSLLKELAPEWKIKVFEKLAKAGEESSNEWNNAGTGHAALCELNYTSEKPDGSIDISKAITINEQFQLSRQFWSYLVESKLIHNPQDFIRPLPHMSMVQGEADVKFLRKRFEALAANPLFQGMEYSEDPEKLKEWIPLIMEGRTSNEPIAATKIDSGTDVNFGALTRMLFEHLENSGVALHYKHSVKDITRGRDGLWELKVKNLDSGQTEIHAAKFVFIGGGGGSLPLLQKTGIPESKHIGGFPVSGLFMVCNNPDVIEKHHAKVYGKAKVGAPPMSVPHLDTRYIDNKKSLLFGPFAGFSPKFLKTGSYFDLIGSVKPDNLLTMLAAGMKEMALTKYLIQQVLLSNEKRMEELREFIPNAKSEDWEIVVAGQRVQVIKDTEVGGKGTLQFGTEVVSAADGSVAALLGASPGASTAVHVMFEVLQKCFPQYKKEWEPKLQEMVPSYGLSLLKNPELLHDIQAATSRTLGLVEESSTQRVTRRSASF